The proteins below come from a single Pseudarthrobacter sp. SSS035 genomic window:
- the nagA gene encoding N-acetylglucosamine-6-phosphate deacetylase, with protein MTPPPERAQPERAHPEQTQPTAAGSGNYLLAGTVLTDGSVQNDAVVAVADGRIAYVGPRAGLAEASLPGLEELELPPGSMILPGLVDLHCHGAVGGDFPSGDSGAARTAVDFLHRSGTTTLLASTVTASREDLLRGLETLRLLADEGLIAGIHSEGPFLSHARCGAQDPRYLREPDLALLGDLLAAAGGHLRTMTYAPELPGADAVVRMLAEHGVTPSLGHTDADARTTAASLTEAAELLAASGLGTVSRPTITHLFNGMPPLHHRSPGPVAACLRLAGAGTIAVELIADGAHLDPETVRMVFELVGADNVVLVTDSMAATGLPDGDYELGPAAVSVSGAVARLSNGTLAGGTATLLDVVRRTIDAGVEPAAAVLSATAVPAAIIGQSQEFGSLRAGLRADVVVADRNFRRVLVLREGRTLGRPAVGV; from the coding sequence GTGACTCCGCCGCCGGAACGAGCACAGCCGGAACGAGCACATCCGGAACAAACACAGCCCACCGCGGCCGGGTCCGGGAACTACCTGCTGGCCGGCACAGTCCTGACCGACGGTTCGGTCCAGAACGACGCGGTTGTGGCGGTCGCGGACGGCCGCATCGCCTATGTGGGGCCCCGCGCTGGCCTGGCTGAGGCGTCGCTGCCCGGCCTTGAAGAACTCGAACTTCCACCGGGGAGCATGATTCTGCCCGGCCTCGTGGACCTGCACTGCCATGGGGCGGTGGGCGGCGACTTCCCCAGCGGCGACAGCGGGGCTGCCAGGACCGCCGTTGACTTCCTGCACCGCAGCGGCACCACCACGCTGCTCGCAAGCACGGTGACCGCGTCCCGCGAGGACCTGCTGCGTGGCTTGGAAACCCTGCGGCTGCTCGCCGATGAAGGGCTCATCGCGGGCATCCATTCCGAGGGGCCGTTCCTGTCCCACGCTCGCTGCGGCGCACAGGATCCGCGGTACCTGCGTGAGCCGGACCTCGCTCTGCTGGGCGACCTGCTGGCCGCGGCCGGCGGCCACCTGCGGACCATGACCTACGCGCCTGAACTTCCCGGCGCCGACGCCGTGGTGCGTATGCTCGCCGAACACGGCGTCACGCCGTCGTTGGGCCATACTGACGCGGACGCGCGGACGACGGCGGCCTCCCTCACCGAGGCGGCGGAGCTTTTGGCGGCATCCGGCCTGGGGACCGTATCGCGCCCCACCATCACACATCTCTTCAACGGCATGCCGCCGCTGCACCACCGCAGCCCCGGACCCGTCGCCGCGTGCCTCCGGCTGGCCGGGGCCGGCACGATCGCCGTCGAACTCATCGCCGACGGCGCGCACCTGGACCCTGAAACGGTTCGGATGGTCTTCGAGCTGGTGGGGGCGGACAATGTGGTCCTGGTGACCGACTCCATGGCCGCCACCGGGCTGCCGGACGGGGACTACGAGCTTGGCCCCGCCGCCGTCTCCGTCAGCGGTGCCGTGGCCCGGCTCAGCAACGGCACCCTCGCCGGCGGGACGGCCACCCTGCTGGACGTTGTGCGGCGGACCATTGACGCCGGCGTGGAGCCGGCTGCCGCTGTTCTGTCAGCCACCGCAGTTCCGGCGGCCATCATCGGCCAGTCGCAGGAATTCGGAAGCCTGCGCGCGGGCCTGCGTGCCGACGTCGTGGTGGCGGACCGGAACTTCCGCCGCGTCCTGGTCCTGCGCGAGGGGCGCACCCTGGGCCGCCCCGCCGTCGGGGTTTAG
- a CDS encoding CPBP family intramembrane glutamic endopeptidase — protein sequence MRRSTGWLRHHRLLAFFVLTYAISWASWPAYASGLIPRMEFLPIGPLAAAIIVIALAEGRPGFRDWGRRLIRWRVGWVWYAVALLLPVVLVLVTGLITMALGASAPGLAQLTWSGLLTVFAVRLVNPMDGPLGEEPGFRGYALPLLQASRPPLLSAAILGVLVALWHLPLVLFGGLSLIGLPTTFAITFLYVWLFNRTGGSVLLTLLFHNSQGTFTTGSFGFTGAGAGADRAELIYFGVVVLAVLATVALDRRAWRKAPRPATAVGRFSFRRRPM from the coding sequence ATGCGCCGTTCCACTGGCTGGCTAAGACACCACAGGCTTTTGGCATTCTTTGTCCTGACTTACGCGATTTCCTGGGCATCGTGGCCCGCTTATGCGTCAGGACTGATCCCGCGCATGGAATTCCTGCCGATAGGCCCGCTGGCTGCGGCAATCATCGTCATCGCCCTGGCCGAGGGCCGCCCTGGCTTCCGCGACTGGGGCCGGCGCCTCATCCGGTGGCGCGTCGGGTGGGTCTGGTACGCCGTCGCGCTTCTCCTCCCTGTCGTCCTTGTCCTCGTGACGGGGCTCATCACCATGGCACTCGGGGCCTCCGCTCCGGGCCTCGCACAGCTGACGTGGAGCGGGCTGCTGACCGTCTTCGCCGTCCGGCTGGTCAATCCGATGGACGGACCACTGGGCGAAGAACCCGGATTCCGCGGCTACGCCCTCCCGCTGCTTCAGGCCTCCCGTCCGCCGCTGCTGTCCGCAGCCATTCTCGGCGTCCTCGTGGCCCTGTGGCACCTGCCGCTGGTCCTCTTTGGCGGGCTCAGCCTGATCGGCCTGCCGACGACGTTCGCCATCACCTTCCTCTACGTGTGGCTTTTCAACCGCACAGGCGGCAGCGTCCTGCTGACGCTCCTGTTCCACAACAGCCAGGGCACCTTCACGACGGGTTCCTTCGGCTTCACCGGCGCCGGCGCCGGCGCCGACCGCGCGGAGCTGATCTACTTCGGCGTCGTCGTCCTCGCGGTTCTGGCCACTGTGGCGCTGGACCGCCGGGCCTGGCGCAAGGCACCCCGCCCGGCCACCGCCGTCGGGCGTTTCTCCTTCAGGAGGCGTCCGATGTAA
- a CDS encoding N-acetylmannosamine-6-phosphate 2-epimerase, whose amino-acid sequence MILTPEALEALRGQLIVSCQAYPGEPLRDPRTTAQMAASAVIGGASAVRVQGLADVQFTRAAVEVPVIGLWKDGHDGVFITPTLRHALAVANAGAHVVAIDGTRRERPDGLTLAQTVAGIHQDSHALVMADCGSFDDAAAAVETGADLIGTTLSGYSGERPKTHGPDLELLKQIAAAGFGVPLIAEGRLHSPAQARQCLDAGAFAVVVGTAITHPATITGWFTEALK is encoded by the coding sequence GTGATTCTGACCCCCGAAGCCCTCGAAGCCCTGCGCGGGCAACTCATCGTCTCCTGCCAGGCGTATCCGGGCGAGCCCCTGCGGGACCCGCGCACCACGGCGCAGATGGCCGCTTCCGCAGTGATCGGCGGCGCCTCCGCCGTCCGTGTCCAAGGCCTGGCCGATGTGCAGTTCACCCGTGCAGCGGTGGAGGTTCCGGTGATCGGGCTCTGGAAGGATGGTCACGACGGCGTCTTCATCACTCCCACACTCCGGCACGCTTTGGCGGTGGCCAACGCGGGCGCCCACGTGGTGGCGATCGACGGCACGCGCCGGGAGCGTCCGGACGGCCTGACCCTGGCCCAGACGGTGGCGGGCATCCACCAGGATTCCCACGCGCTGGTGATGGCGGACTGCGGCTCGTTCGACGACGCTGCCGCCGCGGTCGAGACCGGAGCCGACCTGATCGGCACCACCTTGTCCGGTTACTCTGGCGAGCGCCCCAAGACGCACGGCCCCGACCTGGAACTGCTGAAGCAGATCGCCGCCGCCGGCTTCGGCGTGCCGCTCATCGCCGAAGGCCGCCTCCACTCCCCCGCCCAGGCCCGCCAGTGCCTCGACGCCGGCGCGTTCGCCGTCGTCGTCGGTACCGCGATCACGCACCCGGCCACCATCACCGGCTGGTTCACAGAGGCCCTGAAGTGA
- a CDS encoding MepB family protein yields MSGVQIHPDVAMVMRALGDLGLVCSPAKVEVDNAEYGAAISTIGQSPVRFRVGKLTPTKVGLFVTVWRRSLDGSTEPLPAEEYSDVLVICVREDSRVGAFAFPKAALVKHGVVSVGGAGGKRGFRVYPPWSAATNRQAKKSQQWQCNYFFEMADGSAIDAQRASRLFVVA; encoded by the coding sequence ATGTCTGGTGTTCAGATCCATCCGGATGTCGCCATGGTGATGAGGGCTCTCGGCGACCTCGGCCTCGTCTGTTCCCCCGCCAAAGTCGAGGTCGACAACGCTGAGTACGGTGCCGCGATCTCGACAATCGGTCAGTCTCCGGTTCGCTTCAGGGTCGGAAAGCTGACCCCGACGAAGGTGGGCTTGTTCGTGACAGTGTGGCGGCGCTCTCTCGATGGGTCGACCGAACCTCTGCCTGCGGAGGAGTACAGCGACGTGCTGGTGATCTGCGTGCGGGAGGATTCCCGAGTCGGAGCATTCGCTTTTCCGAAGGCGGCGCTGGTCAAGCACGGCGTCGTGTCCGTTGGCGGCGCCGGAGGCAAGCGAGGCTTCCGCGTCTATCCGCCGTGGTCAGCTGCGACGAATCGGCAGGCGAAAAAATCCCAGCAGTGGCAGTGTAATTACTTCTTCGAGATGGCTGACGGATCCGCCATCGATGCGCAGCGAGCCAGTCGAC
- a CDS encoding IS3 family transposase (programmed frameshift), translated as MARRHTPEQVIAKVRQGQKMLNDGRPMVEVIKELQVTEATWYRWLNQYGSEKNAEASKRTRELEKENARLKRLLAEKELAIDILNEVAKGKFLSPEPRRRAVRMAVEKFGASERFACAVLGQNRSAFRKKKPEMGFEEAQLRAALRAVAGKHPSWGWRKARWHLLAQPEWDGVALNRKRIRRLWRDEGLACKPRARKKRRAGPGAGEQKRLTAEYPMHVVSFDFQSDVTSCGRHIRFFNVIDEYTRTALAIIPRRSFKATDVVAVLENIIAETGTAPAYVRCDNGPEFTAAALLEWCNTAGVDTAFIDPGSPWQNGFIESFNAQFRREQLSGEIMDTMAEAKYLAEEWKAIYNHERPHGSLDGMTPKRYWENWTQENQLAIA; from the exons ATGGCACGCAGACACACCCCCGAGCAGGTCATCGCCAAAGTCCGGCAGGGCCAGAAAATGCTCAACGACGGACGACCGATGGTCGAGGTCATCAAGGAGCTCCAGGTCACTGAGGCGACCTGGTACCGGTGGTTGAACCAGTACGGCTCCGAGAAGAACGCCGAGGCGTCCAAGCGGACCAGGGAGCTGGAGAAGGAGAACGCCCGGCTTAAGCGGCTGCTGGCGGAGAAGGAACTGGCTATCGACATCCTCAACGAGGTGGCCAAGGGAAAAT TTCTGAGCCCCGAACCCCGCCGCCGTGCCGTGCGCATGGCGGTGGAGAAGTTCGGGGCGTCCGAACGCTTCGCCTGCGCGGTTCTGGGCCAGAACCGGTCCGCTTTCCGCAAGAAGAAACCCGAGATGGGCTTCGAGGAAGCCCAGCTCCGGGCTGCCCTGCGCGCCGTCGCCGGGAAGCACCCCTCCTGGGGCTGGCGGAAGGCCCGCTGGCACCTGCTGGCCCAGCCAGAGTGGGACGGCGTGGCGCTGAACAGGAAGCGGATCCGCCGGCTCTGGCGCGACGAAGGCCTGGCCTGTAAACCCAGGGCGCGGAAGAAGCGCCGCGCCGGGCCCGGCGCCGGGGAGCAGAAGCGGCTCACAGCCGAGTACCCGATGCACGTGGTCAGCTTCGACTTCCAGTCCGACGTGACCTCCTGCGGCCGGCACATCCGGTTCTTCAACGTCATCGACGAATACACCCGCACCGCGCTGGCGATCATCCCGCGCCGGTCGTTCAAAGCCACCGACGTCGTCGCGGTGCTGGAGAACATCATCGCCGAAACCGGCACCGCCCCGGCCTACGTCAGGTGTGACAACGGACCGGAATTCACCGCCGCGGCACTGCTCGAGTGGTGCAACACCGCCGGCGTCGACACCGCATTCATAGACCCGGGATCACCCTGGCAGAACGGCTTCATCGAATCCTTCAACGCCCAATTCAGAAGGGAACAACTCTCCGGAGAAATCATGGACACCATGGCCGAAGCGAAGTATTTGGCAGAGGAATGGAAAGCTATCTACAATCATGAACGGCCCCACGGATCCCTGGACGGCATGACGCCGAAACGCTACTGGGAAAACTGGACGCAAGAAAACCAATTAGCTATCGCATAA
- a CDS encoding amino acid permease — protein MNTDTQLSKTLKPRHLSMIAIAGVIGAGLFVGSGAAIQQAGPGILLAYAAAGLVVILVMRMLGEMAAANPETGSFSAYADKALGRWAGFSIGWLYAWFWIIVLGIEATAGAAIMHRWVPGIDQWVWALLLMVLLTLTNLGSVKSYGEFEFWFASIKVTAIVLFLLFGIAAILGLVPGVPAPGVSNLLENGGFFPNGPGAVLAGILVVVFSFFGAEIATIAAGESENPVDAVKKAVKSTVWRILVFYIGSIAIVVTLLPWNSANVAKSPYVAVIELFGIPGAGTIMDIVVLTSVLSCLNSGLYTASRMLFSLSQRGDAPKSWTKISKRGVPAAAVLSSTVVGFITVGLNYVAPETVFLFLVNTSGAIALFVWLVIATSQLILRRRMGAAAKDLAMKMWLYPYLTWLAIASIVALLIGMLILDATRESLLLSMALAAVVVGIAVFRYRKNLSPHQPNDVNEAEDASLRTPAL, from the coding sequence ATGAACACGGACACACAGCTGTCAAAAACACTCAAGCCGCGGCATCTCTCCATGATCGCGATCGCCGGCGTCATTGGCGCCGGGCTGTTCGTTGGCTCAGGAGCAGCGATTCAGCAAGCAGGCCCAGGCATCCTCCTGGCTTACGCGGCAGCCGGGCTCGTGGTCATCCTGGTCATGCGGATGCTCGGCGAAATGGCCGCAGCCAATCCGGAAACCGGGTCCTTTTCCGCTTACGCCGACAAAGCGCTGGGACGCTGGGCGGGGTTCAGCATCGGTTGGCTGTATGCCTGGTTCTGGATCATCGTCCTGGGAATCGAGGCGACCGCCGGCGCAGCAATTATGCACCGCTGGGTGCCGGGCATCGACCAATGGGTGTGGGCGCTGCTGCTCATGGTCCTTCTGACGCTGACCAACCTTGGCTCGGTGAAGTCCTATGGTGAATTCGAGTTCTGGTTCGCTTCTATCAAAGTGACGGCCATCGTGCTTTTCCTGCTGTTCGGCATTGCCGCCATCCTCGGCCTTGTTCCCGGGGTTCCCGCCCCGGGAGTCAGTAACCTGCTTGAAAACGGCGGGTTCTTCCCGAACGGTCCAGGCGCCGTGCTGGCCGGCATTCTGGTGGTGGTGTTCTCCTTCTTCGGGGCCGAGATCGCCACGATCGCCGCCGGCGAGTCCGAAAATCCCGTTGACGCGGTCAAGAAGGCCGTCAAGTCCACCGTATGGCGCATCCTGGTCTTCTACATCGGGTCCATCGCCATCGTCGTAACCCTGCTGCCCTGGAACTCCGCCAACGTGGCCAAGAGCCCGTATGTGGCCGTCATTGAGCTGTTCGGCATTCCGGGTGCGGGAACCATTATGGACATCGTCGTGCTGACATCGGTCCTGTCTTGCCTGAATTCCGGCCTCTACACCGCCAGCCGCATGCTGTTCTCCCTCTCCCAGCGAGGAGATGCCCCGAAGTCCTGGACCAAGATCTCCAAGCGCGGTGTTCCGGCGGCCGCCGTGCTGTCATCCACCGTGGTCGGGTTCATCACGGTGGGACTGAACTATGTTGCCCCGGAAACGGTATTTCTTTTCCTGGTCAATACCTCGGGCGCCATCGCACTCTTCGTGTGGCTGGTCATCGCCACCTCACAGCTGATCCTGCGCCGCCGTATGGGCGCAGCCGCAAAGGACCTCGCCATGAAGATGTGGCTTTACCCGTACCTGACGTGGCTCGCAATCGCCAGCATCGTCGCCCTGCTCATCGGCATGCTGATCCTGGACGCAACCCGCGAATCGCTGCTGCTCTCCATGGCACTCGCCGCTGTCGTCGTCGGCATTGCCGTATTCCGATACCGGAAGAACCTCAGCCCACATCAGCCCAACGACGTGAACGAAGCCGAAGACGCGTCCTTGCGCACTCCCGCCCTGTAG